ACAAGCTCAACGTAACGTTCAAGACGGTATTTCTTTTGCGCAAACTGCTGAGGGTGCAATGAACGAAGTATCCTCCATGCTTTCCCGTATGAAAGAACTGAACGTTCAAAAGCTGAACGGAACATATTCTTCCAGCGATAAGAGCAACATTAACATGGAGCTTAACGCACTGGGATCGCAAATCGACAGCATTATGAAAAACACAACATTCAACGGAATCAAAATCACTTCTAACGTAAAAGTACAAGCTGACGATAAAGCCTTTACGATTACAGTTAGTGGTGTTGCTACAGGAGGATTCACTGGTTTGAAATCCTCTTCCACGTTGACAAACGTAAGTGATGCTATTGAAAAAGTTGCTACACAACGTGCTAAACTGGGTGCTGTTCAAAACCGTTTGGAATATACTTCCAACAACTTGGGTACTACAGTTGAGAACCTGACAGCTTCCGAATCTCGTATTCGTGATACTGACATGGCAAAAGAAATGGTTACTTTGTCCAAAAACAACATCTTGCTGCAAGCATCCCAATCCATGCTGGCACAAGCAAACTCTGCGCCACAAGGCGTACTGTCCCTGCTTCGTTAAGATTTTGGGAAGTAAGCGAATTATTAAAGGCTCTGCATTTTGCAGAGTCTTTTTTGTTTTTTTTATATGATTTTTCATAAATAATCTAAATCATTAACCGATATATAGAGTAGGACATCCGATATGAATAGAAGAGAAACAGTGTACGGCATACCATTTTATGAGCGAGGGGTTATGTTATGGAACCGTTGATACCAGCCAATGCAGGAGGTATAGCACCGATTCATGTTTCTGCCGGAGCTAAAAAGGAGGAGGCGTCTGTTGATTCAGCCCAATCTGTAATTTCTGCAAAAGCACAGCAAACACACGAGCAAACCATTCAGCAATTACAGAAGGCAATTGATGCAATTCAAGGTCCGCAAAAAATGTTTGAAATATCTGTACACGAAAAAACCCACGCCATTATGATTAAAGTTTTAAACAAGGAAACGGGCGATCTCATCCGTGAGGTTCCGCCAGAAAAAATCTTGGATTTGGCAGCGAGAATGATGGAAATTACTGGGATTATTGTCGATAAAAAGGTGTAGGGAGGAATATTTATGGTAACGAGAATAAGTGGTTTGGCATCTGGTATGGATATAGATTCTATGGTTAAAAAGTTGATGACAGCTGAGAGCGCTCCGCTGGACAAGCTGAATCAACAGAAGCAGTTAATGGAGTGGAAACGTGAAAGCTATCGGGAGACCAGTGTGAAACTGGTTACCTTTTCGCAAGAATTAAGTAAGCTTAACATGAGTAGTGCAATTAGTGCTCAAAAGGCGAATATCACTGGAAATACGAGTGCGGTTAGTGCAAAGGTTTCTTCATCGGCCAGTGGAATATTGGATGTAAAAGTGACCTCGCTGGCAACCGCATCAAGCACTACTTCTTCTGCAGCGATTGAGCTCAATGCTTCTGCTTCTGCACCAACCGATTGGGGAACTGTTAAGCTACAAGACATTAAAGGTTCGGGAATCTCAGGAACCGTCCCAGTAACAGTAAAAATAGGTGAAGCATCTATAGAGATAGATCCTGTCAATGAAACGATAGATTCTTTTGTTAATAAAATCAATTCAAATAAGCAAGCTGGTGTGAGTGCCATCTATGACTCCGCCACAGGTAAGGTTTCTCTAACAAGTAAAACGACTGGAGCTAAAGATATTGAGCTTAGTGGAGATATATTCTCTGCTTTAAAGCTGGGGAGTACCATTACAGGCGGTGAAGACGCTAAACTCACTGTAAATGGTTTGGATATGACAAGATCCTCCAATACATTCACGATGAATGGTGTCGAACTTACGCTTAATAGTGCCAGTGGAAGTACTTCGACACGCATTGAGGTGGCCAAAGATACAGATAAGCTGGTTGAAACGGTTCAGGGGTTTGTTGACGCGTACAATGATCTTCTCTCTACGTTAAATAATAAAGTAAGTGAAGAACGATACAAAAAATACGCACCTTTAACAACTGACCAAAAAAAGGATATGAGTGATGATGAAATCACACTTTGGACCAATAAAGCTAAAAGTGGAATGCTTAAAAATGACGACATTTTGCAGAGTGCAGCAGCGGATATGCGTAATGCAATGACTCAGGGAGTTAAACTGGACGACGGTACAACAATTAGTCTTGCCCAGCTCGGTATAACAACAGGTACGTATCAGACAAAAGGGAAACTTATTTTAGATACAGATAAGCTGAAAGCTGCTTTAGATAAAGATCCTGATATTGTGACCAACTTTTTCAGTAAGCAGGATTCTGCTACAGCACAAAGTAATAAATATACGGATCAAGACGGGATTTTTGCACGCATGAGAAAAATATCCAATACTTCGCTGCAAAAATTAGCTGACAAGGCAGGAACCTCAAAGGTAAGTACTGATCTTAGTGCTTCATTCCTTATCAACAGCACAATGGGAACAGAGTTAACGAGTATTGACAGAAGAATTACCGATATGACAGCCCGATTGAATATGATAGAAACGAATTACTACAAAAAATTCACAGCTATGGAGACGGCAATTAATAGATATAATAGCACTTCTTCTAGTTTGTCCAGCTTTAGATAAATAAGGAGGTCATACATTTGATTCAATCCCCTTACCAGAAGTATCAGCAGGCTCAAGCCCAAACTGCCTCCAAGCCTAAACTTCTGATTATGCTGTATGATGGGGCAATTCGTTTTACTCGGGCAGGTATAGACGGGATTTTAGATGAAGATTATGGGAAAGCGAACTATAATCTTTGTAAATCACAAGCTATCATCCATGAATTAATATCCGCCTTGAATTTTGACTATCCGATTGCACAGGATTTATTAAGAATTTATGAATATATGCTGCATTGTCTGATTGAGGCTAACGTTCATAAAGATGTGTCCAAGGCTCGGGAAGTAGAGGGACATCTAACGGATCTTCGTGAGGCTTGGGTGGAAGTGAGCAAACTACCAAGCTCGGTCACAGGTAGCTGATGGACAGTAACAGTGTGCAAGCCCTTATTCAAGCATTAAAAGAAATGACAATAGAGATGACTAAACGGCTCTCAATCATGGAAGAGGAAGAATTAGTTACTTTTGTAGATCGTCGACAGGAAATTGTGCATGCAATGGAAAAATATCGTACTTCTCTCACTGAGGAAGACAAACAAGAAATTGGACTCATCTTAGATATGGATGGACCGATATTGAAGCGTATGAATAAGTTGAAAGATGAAGCGGGCAGCTGGATGGAGAAAAAAGGTAATATTCGAATTCAACAAAATGCTTACCAGCGTGCTTATTCGGTTGACAGTCTTTTTATAGACCACCGTAAATAAATGGTATTATAATCTCTCTCAGTCATTACTGGGGGGATTTTTTTTATTTGCAAGGTTCACTCCTTCATGTTACAGTCCGATATATTAATTAAGAAGAATCAATATGAATGGTGGTATGGTCTTGACAATTTTATCAATGAACTTGGCTGCTATACAGTATCGCTTTCCACATGCTGCTAATACAATACTCGAGCTTGAGCCAACTGAGGCTCAGGATCCCAAGTCTTATAATGAACCCGTAGAAAAAGATCATATTTGGTTGGAGGCGGTTCAGCAATCGGTAGAAAATATAGAATGTGTCTTTGTTTATGGATTTGGCCAGGGTCTTGGCATTGCTGACATCCTTGAAATGTATCCTGACCGCTTGCTTTTTGTATATGAACCGGATGAATACCAGTTCCTAAAGTCCATTAGCAGTTATGATATGCGGAGTCTTTTAGAGCATCCCAATTTGTACTGGCTGGCCATTGGTGATTCCCAATTGAACTCACTGTTTTATATGGCGTCTGTCCATATGCAGCGAGAGTTAGCTTTTGTAGCACTTCGTCATTATCTCGAGGTAGAGATGGATGTATTACGTGATGTTAAAGAAAAATTGGAAGAATATAATCACACCTATGAATCAAACCAACGCACGCATCATCTTTTTCGACAGGACTGGATTCGTAACTGTATGTACCAGATGGCAGGGATGCTGACCTCGCCCTCTATTGATGATTTGAAATTTTCCTTTCCCGGTAGTACGGCTTTCATTATCGCTTCAGGCCCGTCACTCCAGCAGGATATTGAGTGGATTAAGCGTGTAAGACCCCATGCTCTTGTTATCGCGGCAGGCTCCAGTATTCAGGCACTAGTTAAACAGGGGATACAGCCGCATTTAGCGGTCACGCTGGATGGGGGGATTATCAATGATAAGGTGTTTTCTCAGCCTGAAACGTTAGAAGCTCCTTTATTGTATGGGTCTACCTCTTATTTTGGAATTACAGACCGCAAGCAGAAAGATACCGTTCATTTTGTGCTAAGCAATGATCATATTTCGCAGTATTATTTAGGAATTGACCGGACACAGGTAGCTATAACGGCAACACCGACGGTTGTAGGCTCAGCTATACAGGCGGCTGTGTGGCTGGGCGCTCGGCGTGTCGTACTGATGGGGCAGGATTTATCCTTCCCAGGTAATAAGTTCTACGCTGATGGATTAGGACATGTTGAAGAATCCCACAAAGCATCGATTGTGGAGAAGGCATTGCAACAGGTATTGAACGTGCACGGTGAATATAA
This DNA window, taken from Paenibacillus kribbensis, encodes the following:
- a CDS encoding flagellin, with translation MIINHNIPALNTHRNMGMNNAAASKNMEKLSSGLRINRAADDAAGLSISEKMRGQIRGLEQAQRNVQDGISFAQTAEGAMNEVSSMLSRMKELNVQKLNGTYSSSDKSNINMELNALGSQIDSIMKNTTFNGIKITSNVKVQADDKAFTITVSGVATGGFTGLKSSSTLTNVSDAIEKVATQRAKLGAVQNRLEYTSNNLGTTVENLTASESRIRDTDMAKEMVTLSKNNILLQASQSMLAQANSAPQGVLSLLR
- a CDS encoding flagellar protein FlaG; its protein translation is MEPLIPANAGGIAPIHVSAGAKKEEASVDSAQSVISAKAQQTHEQTIQQLQKAIDAIQGPQKMFEISVHEKTHAIMIKVLNKETGDLIREVPPEKILDLAARMMEITGIIVDKKV
- the fliD gene encoding flagellar filament capping protein FliD; this translates as MVTRISGLASGMDIDSMVKKLMTAESAPLDKLNQQKQLMEWKRESYRETSVKLVTFSQELSKLNMSSAISAQKANITGNTSAVSAKVSSSASGILDVKVTSLATASSTTSSAAIELNASASAPTDWGTVKLQDIKGSGISGTVPVTVKIGEASIEIDPVNETIDSFVNKINSNKQAGVSAIYDSATGKVSLTSKTTGAKDIELSGDIFSALKLGSTITGGEDAKLTVNGLDMTRSSNTFTMNGVELTLNSASGSTSTRIEVAKDTDKLVETVQGFVDAYNDLLSTLNNKVSEERYKKYAPLTTDQKKDMSDDEITLWTNKAKSGMLKNDDILQSAAADMRNAMTQGVKLDDGTTISLAQLGITTGTYQTKGKLILDTDKLKAALDKDPDIVTNFFSKQDSATAQSNKYTDQDGIFARMRKISNTSLQKLADKAGTSKVSTDLSASFLINSTMGTELTSIDRRITDMTARLNMIETNYYKKFTAMETAINRYNSTSSSLSSFR
- the fliS gene encoding flagellar export chaperone FliS, which translates into the protein MIQSPYQKYQQAQAQTASKPKLLIMLYDGAIRFTRAGIDGILDEDYGKANYNLCKSQAIIHELISALNFDYPIAQDLLRIYEYMLHCLIEANVHKDVSKAREVEGHLTDLREAWVEVSKLPSSVTGS
- a CDS encoding motility associated factor glycosyltransferase family protein, whose protein sequence is MVLTILSMNLAAIQYRFPHAANTILELEPTEAQDPKSYNEPVEKDHIWLEAVQQSVENIECVFVYGFGQGLGIADILEMYPDRLLFVYEPDEYQFLKSISSYDMRSLLEHPNLYWLAIGDSQLNSLFYMASVHMQRELAFVALRHYLEVEMDVLRDVKEKLEEYNHTYESNQRTHHLFRQDWIRNCMYQMAGMLTSPSIDDLKFSFPGSTAFIIASGPSLQQDIEWIKRVRPHALVIAAGSSIQALVKQGIQPHLAVTLDGGIINDKVFSQPETLEAPLLYGSTSYFGITDRKQKDTVHFVLSNDHISQYYLGIDRTQVAITATPTVVGSAIQAAVWLGARRVVLMGQDLSFPGNKFYADGLGHVEESHKASIVEKALQQVLNVHGEYNATNESLLFMKDALENLFAALSSIEFINTTRNGAALEGTVWKPIEEVYDMIAEEHIEHDAIANIQRNQPFIINENRIEEVKGKIQHTLNDFAQFREELKVMLKTIGNIREWSRMKPLRCHNAIVEIEQRWTSIVSRDWFVPIIETVLPLEIGLFDQQQPLIAIEQNLSRKADMIHKHLGKLGNEILDKIPMLEELFIEAIRRIDNIKS